In one window of Lacticaseibacillus casei DSM 20011 = JCM 1134 = ATCC 393 DNA:
- a CDS encoding type II toxin-antitoxin system antitoxin SocA domain-containing protein — protein sequence MAEDFMFSDKDELVFHIYKRLNNPTLSKVQKSLYFLWAYYSGTYGNVDKSEETDFGQTNYPANLFKPEFEAWKYGPVDDKVYAKQKNGFYLKDKWKEYQPKNSEEVEVVSFINDLLSQINKVNDFGLVNRSHEDESWSKPFKRAHGEPHAHMDPDEIRKEYAKVVD from the coding sequence ATGGCCGAAGATTTTATGTTCTCAGATAAAGATGAATTAGTTTTTCACATATACAAAAGGCTTAATAATCCTACTTTATCGAAAGTTCAAAAGAGCTTGTATTTTTTGTGGGCTTATTACAGTGGCACCTATGGTAATGTTGATAAATCGGAAGAAACTGATTTTGGCCAAACAAATTACCCGGCTAATCTGTTCAAACCTGAATTTGAGGCTTGGAAGTATGGCCCAGTTGACGATAAAGTATATGCCAAACAAAAAAACGGATTCTATCTAAAAGATAAATGGAAAGAGTATCAACCTAAAAATAGTGAAGAAGTTGAAGTTGTATCATTTATTAATGACTTGTTGAGCCAAATAAATAAAGTAAACGACTTTGGATTAGTCAATCGATCACATGAGGATGAGTCTTGGTCAAAACCGTTTAAGAGGGCTCATGGGGAACCTCATGCGCATATGGATCCGGACGAAATTAGGAAAGAATATGCTAAAGTCGTCGATTGA
- a CDS encoding phage tail protein has product MEYYFTDRKFNVMGVARTTGKGEWLVSADSEVKATDDRPSIALTLTIPFKTEQEQAIDEMAAENNFVLYQDEEGNGHQMVIASVTHDTLAHIHTVVCTDAGNDLMNEVVGAYAADKAYTIADYILRFTNDSGWEIGINEFPTDVRTLTWTDEDTALSRIKSVAKDFDAVLSFGFVFVGTTAVKRVINIRHEETSDSLISFEMNKDINNIVKTVDIYDMETSVKAYGATPDGSNDPINLIGYSWTDPTGQFVLDQYGFLHDAIAVQKYSRLLSNNNPNPTQSDWNRVKTFDSTTQATLLQAALADLKKYNHPNVNYEVDLANAPYVPLNQTVHIVDENQNLFLSAKVLSVERSRAGHYTKLTLGDYANEQPNLYSALKDMAVKIENIPKTVQYYPWVRYADDDQGTNMSALPAGKKYMAIVWSNKSSVPSDNPADYAGKWALIKGADGADGKDGVPGKAGADGKTPYFHIAYADSSDGRTNFSIDTPGSRKYIGSYTDFTQADSTDPSLYSWQLVQGPKGDTGPQGPQGPQGPQGVPGSKDVPYTYIQLGTPASPKKGDLWWHGTTLNDATALQYYDGSTWIDQSIQQAVLSIKKLQSIEVDSATINSPDINAPFKHIALGDANAGKFSSGITIMQYGHVNVSGSIEDDQGTPDGNVLISDLGPSGFISRELTPDMMGDVQYANLQGGKLNLSTLISAENAATKKYIRSEFTSADNVTFFYVNTTALSNIDIDWAYIYYTRRGNLVTANFQIHTIANQYNFLRLADIRPGYKPYLTNNIVASCLSFSYSGQSTAMYSSTPSGGTVGWYSNISKASGSYGGSVSYLTQDDYPTGDSFFR; this is encoded by the coding sequence GTGGAATACTATTTTACCGACCGCAAATTCAATGTCATGGGCGTTGCACGTACAACTGGAAAAGGCGAATGGCTGGTTAGCGCTGATAGTGAAGTAAAAGCAACTGATGATAGGCCTTCCATTGCCTTGACCTTGACGATTCCATTTAAAACTGAGCAAGAGCAGGCCATTGATGAAATGGCGGCTGAAAACAATTTTGTCTTATATCAAGATGAAGAAGGCAATGGGCATCAAATGGTCATTGCCAGTGTTACTCACGATACATTAGCGCATATTCATACAGTCGTTTGTACGGATGCAGGCAACGATCTGATGAATGAAGTGGTGGGCGCCTATGCCGCTGACAAAGCCTATACTATCGCTGATTACATCCTCAGGTTTACAAATGATTCTGGCTGGGAGATCGGTATTAATGAATTTCCTACAGACGTCAGAACACTTACATGGACAGATGAAGACACTGCACTTAGCCGCATTAAATCAGTCGCGAAAGATTTTGATGCAGTGCTTAGCTTTGGCTTTGTTTTTGTAGGTACGACTGCCGTAAAACGTGTTATCAATATCAGACATGAGGAAACTTCCGACAGCTTGATTTCCTTTGAGATGAACAAAGACATCAACAATATCGTAAAGACAGTTGATATATACGACATGGAAACCTCGGTGAAGGCCTATGGTGCTACACCTGATGGTTCAAACGATCCAATTAATTTGATTGGGTATAGTTGGACTGATCCAACCGGACAATTTGTACTTGACCAGTACGGATTCTTGCACGATGCCATTGCTGTGCAGAAATATTCACGTTTGTTAAGCAACAACAACCCTAACCCAACACAATCTGATTGGAATCGGGTCAAAACATTTGATTCGACTACTCAGGCCACGTTATTACAAGCAGCCCTAGCAGACCTGAAAAAGTATAACCATCCAAATGTCAACTATGAAGTTGATTTGGCAAATGCGCCCTATGTGCCATTGAATCAAACGGTACACATTGTTGACGAGAACCAGAATCTATTTCTTTCTGCGAAAGTGTTGTCGGTTGAACGCAGCCGCGCTGGTCATTATACCAAGCTCACTTTAGGAGATTACGCAAATGAGCAGCCTAATTTGTATTCAGCGCTTAAGGATATGGCAGTTAAGATTGAAAATATCCCTAAAACCGTTCAATACTATCCGTGGGTTCGTTATGCCGATGATGATCAGGGCACTAATATGAGTGCTTTGCCAGCTGGTAAAAAGTACATGGCAATCGTTTGGTCAAATAAGTCATCCGTTCCAAGTGACAATCCGGCTGATTATGCTGGTAAATGGGCACTGATTAAGGGTGCGGATGGTGCTGATGGTAAAGATGGGGTGCCCGGCAAAGCCGGTGCCGATGGCAAGACGCCGTACTTCCATATTGCGTATGCCGACAGTAGTGACGGCAGAACGAACTTTTCGATCGATACCCCCGGGTCTCGCAAGTACATCGGTAGTTATACAGACTTCACACAGGCAGATAGCACAGATCCATCACTTTATTCTTGGCAACTAGTACAAGGGCCAAAAGGTGATACTGGACCGCAAGGTCCTCAAGGACCACAGGGTCCTCAGGGCGTTCCCGGAAGCAAGGATGTGCCATACACGTACATTCAGTTGGGCACGCCCGCTAGTCCCAAGAAAGGCGACCTATGGTGGCATGGGACAACGCTTAACGATGCCACTGCATTGCAATACTACGATGGGTCAACTTGGATTGACCAAAGCATCCAGCAGGCGGTTCTCAGTATCAAGAAACTGCAATCGATTGAGGTTGACAGTGCGACCATTAATTCTCCTGATATTAATGCACCATTCAAGCACATTGCCCTTGGTGATGCCAATGCTGGAAAGTTCAGCAGTGGCATCACCATTATGCAATACGGTCACGTGAATGTCTCGGGCAGTATTGAAGACGATCAAGGTACGCCTGATGGGAACGTGCTAATTAGCGACTTAGGACCATCAGGATTCATCAGTCGCGAGCTTACGCCTGACATGATGGGGGACGTTCAGTATGCTAATTTGCAAGGTGGCAAGCTCAACCTTTCAACATTAATTAGCGCTGAAAATGCAGCTACCAAAAAATATATTCGATCTGAATTCACTTCGGCAGACAACGTGACATTTTTCTACGTCAACACAACCGCGCTAAGCAATATTGATATTGATTGGGCATATATTTACTACACGCGACGTGGAAATTTGGTGACCGCCAACTTTCAAATTCATACAATAGCTAATCAATACAATTTCTTGAGGCTCGCAGATATTAGACCCGGTTACAAGCCTTATTTGACAAACAATATTGTTGCAAGCTGCTTGAGCTTTTCATATTCCGGACAATCTACCGCTATGTATTCAAGCACGCCAAGTGGAGGAACGGTCGGCTGGTATAGCAACATTTCCAAAGCTTCTGGTAGTTATGGTGGCTCGGTGTCGTATCTAACTCAGGACGATTATCCGACGGGGGACTCGTTTTTTCGCTAG
- a CDS encoding distal tail protein Dit — protein MKQAGVTITYAGVDITQWLYVQMVKRDVGTNHVNTMQKVGISDGQMLQYMSRDVKTIVVTGIVMNDDLVPLRRSLAAATDADEPQQLIFGDEPDKYYLAIVDSQPTFTEGFRSGTISISFVCPDGGIAHSVAIKAFDNINDDTLSDTITVHNGGTYPVEPVITATMHADNGFLGFANSHGGVLQFGNPEEIDGYTSEESEVALNLAAVQGSHMDNQAASNNLYWGDNPATPNEQIGNAIWTEDRFDGWKVEPNWSSITGDHKYWNGPSIKHNLAQTHNGNFTSNLTWDVMTRFQTGVSKVGSLETTLESDGKPIFQMILKDNSALSDQIWWMCYYKNQLVVNEQLDRNIFTNDKFIQLELQKFGNSVVFRVSPWVGNRGRETTITRQFTFADAASVETKQFSAWFMRDKTWGESTMYLFASTVKWQNVSWYTDIKNRFSNGDVITVDVANTKTYFNGSEDRTLHTLGNQWDKFLLPPGDTILQLMPSSWAQPFACEVALREAWL, from the coding sequence TTGAAACAAGCAGGCGTGACCATCACATACGCCGGAGTAGATATTACCCAATGGCTGTATGTGCAGATGGTCAAACGTGATGTAGGAACTAATCATGTCAACACAATGCAAAAGGTCGGCATTAGCGATGGTCAGATGCTTCAATACATGTCACGGGACGTCAAGACGATTGTGGTAACTGGGATCGTTATGAACGATGATTTGGTACCACTAAGGCGTTCCTTGGCCGCTGCTACTGATGCGGACGAACCACAGCAGCTAATCTTTGGGGATGAGCCTGATAAATATTATCTAGCCATCGTAGACAGTCAGCCTACCTTCACCGAAGGATTTCGATCAGGGACAATCTCAATCAGCTTCGTCTGTCCCGATGGTGGCATTGCGCACTCGGTAGCCATAAAGGCATTTGACAACATAAACGATGACACACTATCTGACACCATCACGGTTCATAATGGTGGCACTTATCCTGTTGAGCCAGTTATTACGGCAACTATGCATGCGGATAACGGCTTTCTAGGATTTGCCAATAGTCATGGTGGCGTGCTTCAATTTGGCAACCCTGAAGAAATTGATGGCTATACCAGCGAAGAAAGTGAAGTGGCCTTGAATTTGGCAGCCGTTCAAGGATCGCACATGGATAATCAAGCAGCTTCCAATAATCTTTACTGGGGAGACAATCCAGCTACGCCGAATGAACAGATTGGCAATGCGATTTGGACAGAGGACAGGTTCGATGGCTGGAAGGTTGAGCCTAATTGGTCCAGTATTACTGGCGACCACAAGTATTGGAATGGGCCTTCAATCAAACACAACCTTGCTCAGACACATAATGGTAACTTTACGAGCAACCTAACTTGGGACGTCATGACACGTTTTCAAACTGGTGTCTCAAAGGTCGGTTCACTCGAAACAACCTTAGAAAGTGACGGCAAGCCAATCTTTCAAATGATCTTGAAAGACAATAGTGCGCTGTCTGACCAAATATGGTGGATGTGTTACTACAAAAATCAACTAGTCGTCAATGAACAGTTAGATCGCAATATCTTCACTAACGACAAATTCATTCAGCTAGAATTGCAGAAATTTGGTAATTCGGTTGTTTTTAGAGTGTCACCATGGGTTGGCAATCGAGGACGAGAGACGACTATTACCCGTCAATTCACTTTTGCGGACGCTGCTAGTGTCGAGACTAAGCAATTTTCAGCATGGTTTATGCGAGACAAGACATGGGGCGAGTCGACTATGTATCTATTTGCGTCTACCGTTAAATGGCAGAACGTAAGCTGGTATACAGATATTAAGAATCGCTTCAGCAATGGCGATGTAATTACGGTTGATGTGGCTAATACCAAAACTTATTTCAATGGTAGCGAAGATCGCACATTGCATACATTAGGCAACCAGTGGGACAAGTTCCTTTTGCCACCCGGAGATACCATCCTTCAGCTCATGCCATCAAGCTGGGCACAACCATTTGCGTGTGAAGTTGCTTTGAGGGAGGCGTGGTTATAA
- a CDS encoding IS30 family transposase — protein MQKQDSTHRQKGQHLTSLERGKVAGFRQAGKSNRWIAAEIGVCPQTINNEIKRGTVDQVKKSNGKRVYHRQYLPEAAQARYETARLSCHRPDKFASVQVFLAWYVQRAKQDKWSPDASIGYAKRHKLFTPEELVCASTLYQYIDDQRLEIRNIDLLEKTKRKTSHQHHTKAKRLAGRSIEERPKVVERRRQFGHWEMDTIVGKRNGKESVILTLIERKTRCQLLRLIEGRDADSVSYALRGIKREWGACIKTITADNGPEFTALNTAFAGTETEIFYAHPYTSCDRGTNEAHNRMIRQDFPKGMSLDDISPSQVQATQDRLNQLPRKQQGYCTPQQNFEAEARRVRRMAQ, from the coding sequence ATGCAGAAACAGGATAGCACACACCGCCAAAAAGGTCAGCACTTAACATCACTCGAGCGCGGAAAAGTGGCCGGATTCCGCCAAGCTGGGAAGTCCAATCGTTGGATTGCTGCTGAAATTGGCGTCTGCCCGCAGACCATTAATAATGAAATCAAGCGAGGTACAGTAGATCAGGTCAAGAAGAGTAATGGCAAGCGCGTCTACCATCGACAATACCTGCCAGAGGCTGCTCAGGCACGTTACGAGACTGCACGCTTGAGCTGCCATCGTCCTGACAAGTTCGCCAGCGTACAGGTCTTCTTAGCCTGGTACGTACAGCGAGCTAAGCAGGACAAATGGTCGCCGGATGCTTCAATCGGCTATGCCAAGCGACACAAGCTGTTTACTCCTGAAGAGCTTGTTTGTGCCTCGACTTTGTACCAGTACATTGACGACCAACGCCTAGAGATTCGAAATATCGACCTGTTGGAGAAGACTAAGCGGAAGACCTCTCACCAGCACCACACCAAGGCTAAGCGCCTGGCTGGCCGCAGTATCGAGGAACGGCCTAAGGTCGTTGAACGACGCAGGCAGTTCGGTCACTGGGAGATGGATACCATTGTCGGTAAACGCAATGGCAAGGAGAGCGTCATCTTGACTCTGATTGAGCGCAAGACCCGTTGCCAACTTCTCCGCTTGATCGAAGGACGAGATGCAGACTCTGTGAGCTATGCATTGCGTGGAATCAAGCGCGAATGGGGAGCTTGCATCAAGACCATCACAGCCGACAACGGACCCGAGTTCACCGCCTTAAATACTGCTTTTGCTGGGACGGAAACTGAGATCTTCTACGCCCATCCTTACACGTCCTGCGACCGTGGCACCAACGAGGCACATAACCGGATGATCCGCCAGGACTTCCCTAAGGGCATGTCCCTAGATGACATTAGCCCTAGTCAAGTGCAGGCCACGCAAGACCGCTTGAATCAGTTGCCTCGCAAACAACAGGGCTACTGCACACCCCAGCAAAACTTTGAGGCCGAAGCTCGGCGCGTTCGCCGCATGGCCCAGTAG
- a CDS encoding trans-sulfuration enzyme family protein — protein MTQFNTKLVHGPQLQTDQAGAIVPPLYQSAMFRFAPDGQETHWDYARSGNPTREYLERQIATLENGDAGFAFSSGVAAIATVLAIFPNGSHFIIGDSLCSGTDRLINQYFAQHGLTFTAVDTRDLAAVEAAIRPETKAIFFETFSNPLLKVSSVKAISALAKAHHLTTIVDNTFLTPYYQWPLDLGADIVLHSATKYLGGHGDLIAGLVVSAHPDLSEKLAFLQNTIGAILSPLDCSLVSRGIATLAVRLDRETANAQAVAEFLNQHPDVAHVYYPGLPSDPGYALAQQETTGASGLLSIKLADNIDPLKFVNSTKVFDFADSLGTVSSLVKLPWFKLPEEKRAGSGLTPQHVRIAIGLEDQQDLIGDLAQALAAAEKK, from the coding sequence ATGACTCAATTCAATACGAAATTAGTTCATGGACCGCAACTACAGACTGATCAGGCTGGTGCCATCGTGCCGCCGCTTTATCAAAGCGCCATGTTCCGGTTTGCCCCTGATGGACAGGAAACCCACTGGGACTACGCGCGCAGTGGCAACCCGACCCGCGAATATTTGGAACGGCAGATTGCAACATTGGAAAATGGCGACGCCGGCTTTGCTTTTTCCAGCGGTGTGGCCGCCATTGCCACCGTGTTGGCCATCTTTCCAAACGGCAGTCACTTCATCATCGGCGACTCGCTTTGCAGCGGGACCGATCGGCTGATTAACCAATACTTCGCCCAGCACGGCCTGACCTTTACGGCGGTCGACACGCGCGACTTGGCGGCGGTGGAAGCGGCGATCCGCCCTGAAACTAAGGCCATCTTCTTTGAAACCTTTTCCAATCCGCTACTGAAAGTCAGCAGCGTGAAGGCCATTAGCGCGCTTGCGAAAGCCCATCACCTCACCACGATTGTAGATAACACCTTCCTGACCCCTTATTACCAGTGGCCACTCGATCTGGGTGCTGACATTGTGCTACACAGCGCAACCAAATACCTTGGCGGCCACGGCGACCTAATTGCCGGACTGGTCGTCTCCGCCCACCCTGACCTCAGTGAAAAGTTGGCCTTCTTGCAAAACACGATCGGCGCCATCTTAAGCCCACTGGACTGTAGCCTGGTGTCGCGCGGCATCGCAACCCTCGCCGTTCGCCTTGATCGGGAAACAGCCAACGCCCAGGCAGTAGCTGAATTTTTAAACCAGCACCCCGATGTTGCCCACGTCTACTATCCCGGACTGCCAAGCGACCCCGGCTACGCGCTGGCCCAACAGGAAACCACCGGCGCCAGCGGTCTATTGTCCATTAAGCTCGCCGACAACATTGATCCGCTGAAATTCGTCAACAGTACCAAGGTCTTTGACTTCGCCGACTCACTAGGCACCGTCTCCAGCTTAGTCAAACTACCATGGTTCAAACTACCGGAAGAAAAACGCGCAGGTTCCGGTTTAACGCCGCAGCATGTCCGCATCGCGATCGGCTTGGAAGATCAACAGGATTTGATTGGTGATCTGGCGCAGGCGTTGGCGGCGGCGGAAAAGAAATAA
- a CDS encoding GH25 family lysozyme encodes MKFKTKLITLVVAFLAAISFALPSQVNAAKGDQGPDWSKYQGAIGRYGTDQDKFIIAQIGGTYGGTYIDQWTYDSQIASAKAAGKRVHSYIWYGVGGSSQLGLEALDRYMPRIKAQTPKGSIVALDYEDGASGNMAANTDAILAGMRRIRSEGYTPMYYSYKPYTLAHVDYQRILKEFPNSLWIAAYRDYLPTTKPDYGYFPSMDGVAIWQYTSAFWLSQGLDGNIDLLGITDNGYSKQPENPSAPVTPAPSQPAESNAASDTDYAQTGVFKPSVTVNIRTGAGTGYASVGSYAPGESVIYDHVYIRGTYVWARYLSYSGRYHYVALGVNGGESYGSRSSNVQTYAHTYYTVRSGDSFWNIASKYGISMYTLAANNGKSIYSLIYPGESLYIR; translated from the coding sequence ATGAAATTTAAAACTAAACTAATCACCTTGGTAGTCGCCTTCTTGGCGGCTATTTCTTTTGCCCTGCCATCGCAGGTAAACGCGGCCAAGGGAGATCAGGGACCTGATTGGTCAAAGTATCAGGGAGCAATTGGACGATATGGAACAGACCAAGACAAGTTCATCATCGCTCAGATCGGCGGGACTTACGGTGGTACTTACATCGATCAGTGGACGTACGATAGCCAAATTGCTAGTGCCAAGGCGGCAGGAAAACGTGTGCATAGTTACATCTGGTATGGTGTTGGTGGAAGTAGCCAGTTGGGATTAGAAGCACTTGACCGTTATATGCCTCGTATCAAAGCGCAGACACCAAAGGGAAGCATCGTTGCTTTGGATTACGAAGATGGTGCTTCTGGCAATATGGCAGCTAATACGGATGCAATTTTAGCTGGCATGCGGCGCATTCGTTCAGAAGGCTACACGCCCATGTATTACAGCTACAAGCCATATACATTGGCACACGTCGATTATCAGCGTATTCTGAAAGAATTTCCTAACAGCCTTTGGATTGCTGCTTACCGTGATTATCTACCAACTACCAAACCAGACTACGGTTATTTTCCAAGTATGGATGGGGTAGCTATTTGGCAGTACACGAGCGCATTTTGGCTGTCGCAAGGCCTCGATGGTAACATTGATCTGCTTGGTATCACTGATAATGGCTACTCGAAGCAGCCAGAAAATCCGTCAGCACCTGTAACACCGGCACCAAGCCAGCCAGCAGAATCAAATGCAGCCAGTGATACCGACTATGCGCAAACTGGTGTTTTCAAGCCGTCCGTGACTGTTAACATCCGCACTGGTGCCGGAACCGGCTATGCATCCGTTGGTAGCTATGCACCTGGTGAAAGTGTGATTTATGATCACGTGTATATCCGTGGCACATATGTTTGGGCACGTTATCTCAGCTACTCAGGCAGGTATCATTATGTTGCCTTGGGCGTGAATGGTGGGGAGAGCTATGGTTCTCGCAGTTCGAATGTGCAAACCTATGCGCACACGTACTACACAGTCCGCTCTGGTGACAGCTTCTGGAATATTGCCAGCAAGTATGGCATCAGCATGTACACATTGGCTGCTAACAACGGCAAGTCAATCTACAGCCTGATCTATCCCGGCGAAAGCCTATATATCAGGTAA
- a CDS encoding transporter substrate-binding domain-containing protein, which yields MLKKKLWFMLPIMALVAFTLTACSSGSSSTSKNSDVKTELINKNELTIGLEGTYAPFSYRKDGKLQGFEVELGKALAKKVGVKAKFVPTQWDSLIAGLGSQKFDLVLNNIAETPQRKKVYAFTTPYMYSRYALITRSDDTSIKQLSDIKGKKFVEGTGTPNAALAKKYGATITPSGDFTVSLNLVKEKRADGTINSSAAWYAYAKSNSTAGLKSQTLKVSAAKPDDIAGMVSKKSPKLQAALSKGIKELRKDGTLKKLSQKYFGADLTTK from the coding sequence ATGTTGAAGAAAAAGTTGTGGTTCATGTTGCCAATCATGGCGCTCGTTGCCTTTACCCTGACGGCCTGCAGCAGCGGATCGTCCAGCACGTCTAAAAACAGTGACGTCAAAACCGAATTAATTAATAAGAACGAGCTCACGATCGGTCTTGAAGGAACCTATGCCCCGTTTTCCTATCGCAAAGACGGTAAGCTGCAGGGGTTCGAAGTTGAGCTCGGCAAGGCTTTAGCCAAAAAAGTCGGCGTTAAAGCCAAGTTCGTCCCTACTCAATGGGATTCCCTGATCGCCGGTCTTGGCAGCCAAAAGTTCGATTTGGTGCTCAACAACATTGCCGAAACGCCACAACGTAAGAAAGTTTATGCCTTCACGACACCGTATATGTACTCGCGTTATGCCTTGATTACTCGCAGCGATGATACTTCAATTAAGCAGCTGAGTGACATCAAGGGCAAGAAATTCGTTGAAGGTACTGGCACCCCTAACGCCGCCTTAGCGAAAAAGTACGGCGCGACCATCACGCCATCAGGTGACTTCACGGTTTCATTAAACCTCGTCAAAGAAAAGCGTGCTGACGGCACCATTAACTCCAGCGCTGCTTGGTATGCTTATGCCAAGAGTAACTCAACCGCGGGCCTAAAAAGTCAAACGCTTAAAGTCAGCGCAGCAAAGCCCGACGACATTGCTGGAATGGTCAGCAAGAAATCACCTAAGCTCCAAGCTGCTCTTTCTAAAGGTATCAAAGAACTTCGCAAAGACGGCACTCTGAAGAAGTTGTCGCAAAAATACTTCGGTGCCGACTTGACGACAAAATAA
- a CDS encoding amino acid ABC transporter permease, giving the protein MWKIIVDAVPQMVAAGIKYTIPIAIVSFAIGLIIALITALTRISARKGVLISIAKGVASFYVWLFRSTPLLVQLFIVFFGLPSLVIPGIFPHGIKLDPVVAGIITFSLNTGAYCAETIRAALLSIDSGQWEAAYAVGLPHRLVLREIIIPQALRTAVPPLSNSFISLVKDTSLAASITIVEMFQVSQQIAAENYQPLLMYSLVALLYAIVCTVLSWGQRYLEKVTSRYTANTQSTQL; this is encoded by the coding sequence ATGTGGAAAATCATCGTTGACGCCGTGCCGCAAATGGTAGCCGCCGGAATTAAATACACCATTCCGATCGCAATTGTTTCATTTGCCATTGGCCTCATCATCGCTTTAATCACCGCCTTGACACGGATCTCGGCACGTAAAGGGGTGTTAATCAGCATCGCTAAGGGCGTTGCATCGTTTTACGTCTGGCTTTTCCGGTCAACCCCCTTGTTGGTTCAATTGTTTATCGTTTTCTTTGGCTTGCCCAGCCTAGTCATTCCGGGTATTTTCCCGCATGGCATTAAGCTCGATCCGGTTGTGGCGGGAATCATTACCTTTTCGCTGAATACTGGCGCTTACTGTGCGGAAACGATTCGGGCTGCGCTTTTGTCCATCGATTCCGGCCAGTGGGAAGCGGCATACGCTGTGGGGTTGCCGCACCGCCTGGTTTTGCGGGAAATCATCATCCCTCAGGCGCTGCGAACCGCGGTCCCGCCGCTGTCAAATAGTTTCATCAGTCTCGTCAAGGACACTTCTTTGGCGGCATCGATCACCATTGTTGAAATGTTTCAGGTCAGCCAGCAAATTGCGGCCGAGAACTATCAGCCATTGTTGATGTACTCACTGGTTGCCTTGCTCTATGCGATTGTCTGCACCGTTTTATCCTGGGGTCAGCGTTACCTCGAAAAAGTCACCTCGCGCTATACGGCAAACACGCAGTCGACTCAGTTGTAA
- a CDS encoding XkdX family protein, giving the protein MTNYDQCALLYSWGIDLAPYVPIMITPDQYKQITGSDYVASKS; this is encoded by the coding sequence GTGACTAATTATGATCAGTGTGCACTACTTTACAGTTGGGGAATTGATTTAGCGCCTTATGTACCGATAATGATTACCCCAGATCAATACAAGCAAATTACAGGCAGTGACTATGTCGCCAGCAAAAGCTAG
- a CDS encoding phage holin translates to MNNWTELLVSLAVAAIPIIGAWISKQLLANKQALTLVKVLGPLANAAVTAAEQLGVTQAIDGAVKKSTAIQAVKDGLKSLGFTSTDEQTIANAVEKAYADLKDSLAETYPQKTVDQEASNQDKVAAAAQAAADAVKAQLAPASVAPQQ, encoded by the coding sequence ATGAATAATTGGACAGAACTTTTAGTATCACTCGCAGTAGCAGCAATCCCAATCATTGGGGCTTGGATCTCAAAACAATTGCTGGCTAACAAACAGGCACTCACCTTGGTAAAGGTACTAGGCCCATTGGCAAACGCTGCGGTAACAGCAGCAGAACAGCTCGGTGTGACACAGGCGATTGACGGTGCGGTTAAGAAATCGACTGCCATTCAAGCGGTTAAAGATGGTTTGAAGTCGCTTGGCTTCACCAGCACAGACGAGCAGACGATTGCCAACGCGGTTGAGAAAGCTTATGCGGATTTGAAAGACAGCCTAGCAGAAACCTATCCACAAAAGACAGTTGATCAGGAAGCATCTAATCAAGATAAGGTAGCTGCCGCAGCTCAGGCGGCCGCAGACGCAGTTAAGGCTCAACTGGCACCAGCATCTGTTGCTCCACAGCAATAA